AGGCATATGTACTTCTGGGCCAGTTTCTTATTTTGAGGAAAGATGCTGACGATCTCTTCAAAGACTGGTTGAAGGATTCCTGTGGTGCTAATTCTCGTCAAGCAGAACTGTGTTCCTCTTGTTTAAAAGAGTGGTGTTCATCTTTTCTATGATACCTGCATTTCAGATGGTTTTTCCAATGAAATACTTGTGTTCTTTTTGTATATACTGAAAATGTATTAATTGGAAAACTTTTTTACATCAAAACCTATATTTTGTATTGAATAAAAGGCAATAAATATTATCTTCTCCGATAGCTACCATTCAGAATAACCCAGCTTTTCTGAGAAGTCTTAAAGTGCATGCTCTGTTTTACTAGTTTCTTAATGGCTACTGTAATTCATTAATACATAAAGGAAAATTTTGGAAATACAGGAACAGAGAGAAGCAGGCACTGCATCAGGGTATCCATAAAACTTGAATCCTTTATCAGAGCAAGGTTAAAAAAGTAAACAGCTACATTCGCTGTATATCACGCATAAAGGTACATAAGCTGTCTAACTAGTTTCGAGTCCCTAcaggactcttattcatagacatgacaGCTTATGTGTCCCACATACTCCTGCCTTGTACCTTGCACTTTGTACCTTTATGCGTGATATACTGCGGAtctagctgtttactttttaacccTTTCTCTAATAAAGGATTCAAGTTTTATGGATACCCTGATGCATCTCTGTTCCTGTATGtacatagtggctgggtttcgccactgatACGGCACTCTGTTGGATCTCTATGGGAAGATTTTTTACagaccggcgtcacttccggttcttTTGCTGGGCCCGTGGTTGTTGCTTGGAACGCCGCTCTTGTGTTTGAAAATTTTGGAAAACTTTTTTTAAGCTTTTTCTTGAATCTAATGCTACTGTACTTGGCAGTCATTATTATTGAAAACATGTAATTACAAATATAAAGTCTGTGTAATTACCTTTTTTATACCTTTTGGTAATCTCACATTTTATGCACAGTGTAAAATATATAAGTAGTTCAGTCTTTGTATAAAAGGCCTACTACCAAGTGAAAAACAAATTGCAGTATAACTCAATGGTCTAAATTATTTTGGTTTATCTTCTGGAGTTTTGGGCAGGATCTTGCACATCAATTTATATAAAATGTAGTAAATACATGGAATAGCATTTTGTAACAAATTCAATAATGGCTGTTTATATACGCTTTAAAATAATTGTGTAGCTGCCCTGCAAAAACACACCAATCTCTCCATCTCATAATAAAGTTGTTGCACACACCATGACAAGAGCAGCCACCTTAGAGCAGAGTGTGTGCAAACTGCACTAGTGGTAAATTTAGAAACAGCGCCAGAAAATATTAAATTcataggacactgaacccaaattttttctttcattactcctattatcaatttttcttcgttctcttgctttctttatttgaaaaagaaggcatctaagctattttattggttcaggaccatggaaagcacttgtttggtaggtgaatttacccaccaatcagcaagaacaacagtgtgttcaccaaaaattggccggcatctaaacttgaatttcaaataaagataccaagagaatgaaaagaatttgataataggagtaaattagaaagttgcttaaaattgcatgctctaactgaattacgatagaaaaaatgtgggttcagtgtccctttaaggcagcagaTGTCTTGCCAAATCATCTTAAAGTGACATACAATCGAAAATgtctcattcatgattcagatagataatacatttttaagcaactatccaatttacttaaagggacactgaatccaattttttttctttcctgattcagatagagcatgcaatttcaagcaactctctaatttactcctattataatttttttctttcctacgatatggtgagtccatggaatcatcaattactagatgCAGGTAAATGCTCTGTCTTCTATATTTTGGGGGACTTGCAATTCAGAAAATAGATATTTTGGGGGACTTGCAATTCAGAAAATAGACTGCAATTCTTGGGACGCGTATATATCCTGGGGTAGGATATTtcaggcaggatgcaggcactggtGACGAGGAGACTAGGGGATAATATTTTATAGAGTATTCCCTGTTTATTGTATAAGGCTcattaggggttaatgacattcTGGGCAAGAGTATGGAGGGAAACCGAGTGCAGTGTTACTCATGTTTTTTCTTCTACAAGAAatgacgaatccacggattcatccttgtggtaTATCatcctcctgctaaaaggaagtggcaaagagcaccacagcagagctgtctatatagctcctcccttgactccaccccccagtcattctctttgcctgtgctagtaataggaagggtaaagtgaaagtggTGATAGAATAATAGTTTTTTAgtccttcaatcaagatttttttttattttaaatggtaccggggagtactatttttcctcaggcaggagATTGAAGATTACTGccatgaggttgatgatcttagcagatgtcactaagatccatgtcggttcccacagagttgctgaggagtacaggagacatcttcagtgtggtgagctacaagcagcattgaggtatgtgcagtcatttattcTGAAGAGACTatagtatatcagaattggctgacatgttTCCCAAgttgggaaggggtaagcagtagacctatgtgTAACAGGGTGGTACTGAAAACCTATGGAGTTTAACTTTGTCATGATGCAAAGAAAATTCAGGGCTGATTATTAGACACTGGTGCAGCCTAAcgtttaatttttatataaaacagTTCATGGCTGGTAATGTTTGCGATTCTGGGGTTTCACATGGCTATGTTTGTTTGCGTGTTTCACTTTGATATCCCTCATGGCTGTTctaaaaccgcttcccatgcggttactgAGGCAGGCAGGACATCGTTCATGATGGGCGGAGCCTCTTTTTGGAGCTTCTAGTGCGCAGTTCTTTCTGAAAACAGCAGCcatcagctccggttgggcccagaTTTGGAGGACAAGTACCGGAGTGATACCGGATCGTTGGTTTACTaattgagggcaggtaggcgccacagcagagcagtTTTTAGAAAACTTCTGTCTCCATAACGTTTTGTGCTTACATTAACCTAAAATAGAGGTTTGATTGTCCtgattacttgtggtgcaatatccgattGCACTTTAGGACCTATACTGTTAAAACTGAGCAGTTATATAACGTTTTGagcaattttggaaaaaaaagtgtaCGGTttctatttcttaaaggcgcagtacctgtttttgataaatttgttttcAAATATAATAAAGGGTTTAGCGACTGGTATTGTTATTATTAGTCTGTTCAGCATGTCTGGCATTGAAGagagtcagtgttctatgtgtttagaagccattgtggaaccccctcttacattgtgtcctccttgtactgaaagggccttacactgtaaagaacatattttaaataaagaaagtgtgtctaaggatgattctcagcctgaagagaatcaggatatgccatctaattcttcccatgtgtcacaacttttaacgcccactcaagcgacgccaagtacttctagtgcgtctacagggagtgcagaattattaggcaaatgagtatttttaccacatcatcctctttatgcatgttgtcttactccaagctgtataggctcgaaagcctactaccaattaagcatattaggtgatgtgcatctctgtaatcagaaggggtgtggtctaatgacatcaacaccctatatcaggtgtgcataattattaggcaacttcctttcctttggcaaaatgggtcaaaagaaggacttgacaggctcagaaaagtcaaaaatagtgagatatcttgcagagggatgcagcactcttaaaattgcaaagcttctgaagtgtgatcatcgaacaatcaagcgtttcattcaaaatagtcaacagggtcgcaagaagcgtgtggaaaaaccaaggcgcaaaatacctgcccatgaactgagaaaagtcaagcgtgcagctgccaagatgccacttgccaccagtttggccatatttcagagctgcaacatcactggagtgcccaaaagcacaaggtgtgcaatactcagagacatggccaaggtaagaaaggctgaaagacgaccactactgaacaagacacacaagctgaaacgtcaagactgggccaagaaatatctcgactgatttttgtaaggttttatggactgatgaaatgagagtgagtcttgatgggcccgtggctggattggtaaagggcagagagctccagtccgactcagacgccagcaaggtggaggtggagtactggtttgggctggtatcatcaaagatgagcttgtggggccttttcgggttgaggatggagtcaagctcaactcccagtcctactgccagtttctggaagacaccttcatcaagcagtggtacaggaagaagtctgcatccttcaagaaaaacatgattttcatgcaggacaatgctccatcacacgcgtccaagtactccacagcgtggctggcaagaaagggtataaaagaagaaaatctaatgacacggcctccttgttcacctgatctgaaccccattgagaacctgtggtccatcatcaaatgtgagatttacaaggagggaaaacagtacacctctctgaacagtgtctgggaggctgtggttgctgctgcacgcaatgttgatggtgaacagatcaaaacactgacagtatccatggatggcaggcttttgagtgtccttgcaaagaaaggtggctatattggtcactgatttgtttttgttttgtttttgaatgtcagaaatgtatatttgtgaatgttgagatgttatattggtttcactggtaaaaataaataattgaaatgggtatatatttgttttttgttaagttgcctaataattatgcacagtaatagtcacctgcacacacagatatccccctaaaatagctataactaaaaacaaactaaaaactacttccaaaactattcagctttgatattaatgagtttttttggttcattgagaacatggtggttgttaaataataaaattaatcctcaaaaatacaacttgcctaataattctgcactccctgtaattcttttactctgcaagatatggctgcagttatgtcaactacccttacagaggtattatctaaactgccagttttgcagggtaaacgcagtaggccaggtattaatgtagatactgaaccctctgatgccttattggccCTTTCTGATGTACCCTCTCAGTGCTCTGATttaggggtcagggaattgctgtctgagggagaacttttagaatcaggaaatgtattacctcagacgGATTCATATGTcacatcctttaaatttaaacttaaacacctccgcctgttgctcagggaggttttggcaactctggatgattgtgaccatatcacaattcccccagaaaaattgtgtaagatggacaagtatcTAGAGGTAACTACTTATacagatgtttttctggttcctaagagaatttcgggaaattgttaagaaggaatgggatagaccaggtataccgttttctccccctcctaactttaagaaaatgttccctatatctgacaccatacgggactcctggcaattggtccctaaggtggagggagctatatctaatctagctaagcgtacaactatacctattgaggacagttgtgcttttaaagaccctatggataaaaaattagagggccttctaaagaagctatttgttcaccaggggtttctcttacaacctacagcttgcattgttccagtaactactgcagctgctttttggtttgacccCCCTGGAGGAGTCCCTGAAGGTAGAGACGCCTTtcgaggacattttagacagaataaaacctcttaaactagccaattcatttattactgatgctgcttttcaaattgcaaaattagcggcgaaaaacgcaggctttgccatcctggcgcgcagagcgttatggataaaatcgtggtctgctgacgtatcatcatctaaatctaagcttttagctatttctttcaagggtaagaccctatttgggcctgagctgaaggaaatcatctgacattactggaggtaagggtcacgccctacctcaggacaattctctcaagatgaggggtaaacaaaataattttcgttcctttcgaaattttaaaggagtactctctgcttcctcttcctccactaagcaggaagggaactttgctcaatccaagtcgggctggagacctaaccaggcctggaataaaggtaaacaagccaagaagcccactgctgctaccaagacagcatgaaggggcagcccccgatcagggaccggatctagtagggggcagactctctctctttgctcaggcttgggcaagggatgtacaggatccctgggcattgcaaattgtgacccaggggtaccagctggaattcaaggattttctctctAGCGGGAgatttcacgtttgtctgtagaccagacaaaaagcgaggcgttcttacgctgtgtaaaagacctctacacaatgggtgtaatttgcccagttccaaagctggaacagggtcaggggttctactcaaatctatttgtggttcccaaaaaagagggaactttcagaccaatcttagatctcaaatgtctaaacaaatttctcagagtcccatcgttcaagatggagacttcgtacaattttgccaatgatccaggagggtcaatacatgaccaccgtggacctgaaggatgcgtacctccatattcctatccacaaggatcatcatcgatctctaagatttgcctttcaggacaaacattatcagtttgtggctcttcctttcgggttagccacagctcctagaatcttcacaaaggtcctagggtcccttctagcggttctcaggccacggggcatagcggtggcgccctttctggatgatattttgatccaggcgtcaacttatcatctgaccaaatctcacacggacattgtgttgtcatttctaagaactcgcggttggaaagtgaatgtagaaaagagttcactagtgccACAAACAAGatttccattcttgggaactctcatagactcggtaaacatgaaaatatttttgacggaggtaagaaaatcaaaaattctaaatacttgccgagcacttcagtccattcctcggccatcagtggtttagtgtatggaagtcattggattaatggtagcggcaatggacatcatcccgtttgctcgctttcatctcaggccactgcagctgtgcatgctcagacagtggaatggggattatgcaaatttatctcctcagataaatctggatcaagagaccagagactttcttctgtggtggttgtcacaggatcatctgtcccaggggatgtgcttccgcaggccatcttgggtaatagtgacgacggacgccagcctcctgggctgggttgcagtctgggattccctgaaggctcagggtgtgtggactcaggtggagtctcaactgccaatcaatattctggaactgagcaatattcaacgcacttcaggcgcgGCCTCAGTTgatttcggccaaattcataagttccagtcggacaatatcacgattggcatatatcaatcatcaggggggaacaaggagttctctggcgatgatagaggtatcaaagataatccgatgggcggagactcactcttgccatctatcagcgatctatatcccagcagtagagaactgggaagcggattttctaagtcgtcagacttttccttccggggtagtgggaactccatccggaggtgtttgcaactttgattcatcaatggggcacaccggaattggatctgatggcatctcgacagaatgccaaacttccacgttacgggtcaagggatccccaggctctactgatagatgctctaacagtaccttggtcgttcaacctggcttatgtgtttccaccatttcctctcctgcctcgtgtaattgcaagaatcaaacaggagagggcttcagtaattctaatagcgcctgcgtggccacgcaggacctgttatgcagatctagtggacattttgtctctgccaccgtggaaactgccattgagacaggatactctgattcaggctcgcaagcctgtcactagaaagttttaccataagatacggcgtaaatatctttattggtgcgaatccaagggctactcatggagtaaggttaggattcctaagattttgtcctttctccaagaaggattggagaagggattatcagctagttctttaaagggacagatttctgctttgtcaattttacttcacaagcgtctggcagatgtcccagacgttcaggctttaatcagaatcaagcctgtgtttaaacctattgctccgccatggagtttgaatttagttctcaatgttcttcaaggggttccgtttgaacctatgcattccatagatattaagctgttatcttggaaagtgttgtttttagttgctatctct
This genomic stretch from Bombina bombina isolate aBomBom1 chromosome 4, aBomBom1.pri, whole genome shotgun sequence harbors:
- the LOC128655723 gene encoding barrier-to-autointegration factor-like protein, which produces MSNTSQKHRDFVSEPMGDKPITALAGIGDVLGGKLEEQGFDKAYVLLGQFLILRKDADDLFKDWLKDSCGANSRQAELCSSCLKEWCSSFL